The following coding sequences are from one Salvia hispanica cultivar TCC Black 2014 chromosome 3, UniMelb_Shisp_WGS_1.0, whole genome shotgun sequence window:
- the LOC125213298 gene encoding UDP-glucuronic acid decarboxylase 1-like gives MKHLHKQSTSSRKDEESPYSPKSLKHPRSLPRSLSYLLREQRLLFILLGILIGSTFFLFRPSALSPPPDRISADSLSDFSANYNYNKFAKGVGRVPVGIGRRRKRIVVTGGAGFVGSHLVDKLVARGDDVIVIDNFFTGRKENVVHLFGNSRFELIRHDVVEPILLEVDQIYHLACPASPVHYKYNPVKTIKTNVMGTLNMLGLAKRIGARFLLTSTSEVYGDPLEHPQKETYWGHVNPIGVRSCYDEGKRTAETLAMDYHRGAGVEVRIARIFNTYGPRMCLDDGRVVSNFVSQAIRKQPMTVYGDGKQTRSFQYVSDLVDGLVALMESEHVGPFNLGNPGEFTMLELAEVVKETIDPSASIEFRPNTADDPHKRKPDITKAKDLLNWEPKVSLRDGLPRMVNDFRNRILNEDEGKGNK, from the exons ATGAAGCACTTGCACAAGCAATCCACCTCCTCCCGCAAAGACGAAGAGTCCCCCTACTCCCCCAAATCCCTCAAGCACCCCCGATCCCTCCCCCGCTCCCTCTCCTACCTCCTCCGCGAGCAGCGCCTCCTCTTCATCCTCCTCGGCATCCTCATTGGCTCcaccttcttcctcttccGCCCTTCCGCCCTCTCCCCCCCGCCCGATCGCATTTCAGCCGACTCCCTCTCCGATTTCTCCGCCAATTACAATTATAACAAGTTCGCCAAGGGCGTGGGCAGGGTTCCCGTCGGGATTGGGCGGCGGAGGAAGCGGATCGTCGTCACCGGCGGCGCGGGCTTCGTCGGGAGCCATTTGGTGGATAAGCTCGTTGCGAGAGGGGATGATGTGATCGTGATTGATAATTTCTTCACTGGCAGGAAGGAGAATGTGGTGCATTTGTTTGGGAATTCGAGGTTTGAGCTGATTAGGCATGATGTTGTTGAGCCGATTCTGCTTGAGGTGGATCAGATCTACCATTTGGCGTGCCCTGCTTCGCCCGTGCATTATAAGTATAACCCTGTCAAGACTATC AAGACAAATGTGATGGGGACCCTTAATATGTTGGGTCTTGCGAAGAGGATAGGTGCGAGGTTTCTTCTCACTAGTACCAGTGAGGTTTATGGTGATCCTCTTGAGCATCCACAGAAGGAGACATATTGGGGACATGTGAACCCAATTG GTGTGAGGAGTTGCTACGACGAAGGGAAACGGACAGCTGAAACCTTAGCTATGGACTATCACAGAGGTGCTGGTGTTGAG GTGCGCATTGCACgtatttttaatacatatgGACCTCGGATGTGTCTGGATGATGGGCGTGTTGTCAGCAACTTTGTTTCACAG GCTATACGGAAACAACCAATGACAGTCTATGGGGATGGGAAGCAAACACGAAGCTTCCAATATGTATCAGACTTG GTCGATGGATTGGTGGCTTTGATGGAAAGCGAGCACGTAGGCCCGTTTAATTTGGGTAATCCGGGAGAGTTCACCATGTTAGAGCTTGCTGAG GTGGTGAAAGAAACCATTGATCCGAGTGCCTCGATTGAGTTCAGACCGAACACTGCTGATGATCCACACAAGAGGAAACCAGATATAACCAAAGCAAAGGATCTTCTCAACTGGGAGCCCAAAGTTTCGCTACGAGATGGATTGCCTCGGATGGTTAATGATTTCAGAAACCGCATCTTGAACGAGGATGAAGGGAAGGGAAACAAATGA